The Pseudomonas sp. SCA2728.1_7 DNA segment TGACGCGGAGTCATGCGAGAGCGGTCGTTGAACAGCAGAAGCGTATGCCGGCGCGGATCGATATCGGGGAGCACCGCGAGGCTTTCGGCATGGCTGACCATGAGCCCACGCTCACGTAAAAAGATCTCCGCCGCCAGATAAGGATTGGCTTGCGCGGCGGGCGAGGGGCCGTGATCGACTTCTTCCTGATAAGGCTTGGCCTTGAGGTAGAGGAAAACGCTCAGCGCGCCCAGCAGCAAGGCGATCAACGCAGCGATCCAGCACAGTGTCCGGCGACTCAACGGGCAGCTCCGGGGCCAAACAAGGCGCGCCAGCCATCACACAATTCCTGTTGCATGGACGCCGGTGGTACGCGATGCCCGTAGGCCATGTTCTGCCAGTGATTGGTCAGTTTGCGGCTGAAGGCGAGCAGTTCGGCGCGCTGCAATTGCTCCACGTGTGCCAGCACCTGGAGTTCGGTGTCGGCGGGTTTCAGGGTCAGGTCGAAGTCGTGGAACAGATGGCTGAGCAGCCCTCGATACAGCAGGCCCAGCGCTGCACGGGGTTGGCTTTGCCAGAGTTGTTCGGCATGGGCGGCGATGTCGTCAGGCAAGGTGTCGCGGTTCAAATCCAGACCGAAGGCTTGCTGCGGCAACGCGCGTTTCGGTTTGGCAGGCAACCTCGGTCGGCGGCTGACGAAGGCTTGCAGAAACTCGCGATAACGCCAGATCAGCCAGCCCAGCGCAGCAATGACCGCGCCCCACAAAAGCACCTCGATGACCTTCGCCAGCACGTTCAAGTGTTGCCCGTCGAGCCAGCCCAGCAGGGTTTTCAGCCACTGCGGCGCTTCACCCGGTGTTTGCGCTTCGGCAGGTTTCGCCGGGTCGTCGCCAAAGCGATAGCGGGTGACGGATTCCTTGTTCTTGAACGGCGGGTGCTCAAGCAGTGCCTTGATGCTGTCACGGGATGCCTGACTGGTGAGTGGCTGATTCAACAGTCGCGGCGCCTGTGGACTGTCATCCGGCTCGGCGGCCCACGCGGAAGGCACATTCGGCAGCAGCAGAAAGACCGCCAGCAGCACCCCCAAAACACCGTTGTTGAGACGCTGTCGCAAGCGGCGGAACACCAACTCGATATCCCATGCTTCCAGCTGTGTGCGGCGGTTCAGATAAAGGCTGAAGCCGCAGGCGACGTAGATCGGCTCCCACACCACCAGCACCAGCGCGTAGAAAACATTGGTCAGGTGTTCGAGCCAGCGCCAGTCGTGATCCGCTGCGAAGATCAGTGATTGCCAGTCCCAATCTGTTTCGATCTGCTGCGGCAACAGCATATAGAACAGCACCATCAGGCCGATCCACAGCGCAGTCTCCAGATGCACGCCGATAATGGTCAGCCACTGCGCGGCACCGGCGTTGCGTTGCAGCAGCACTTGCAGGCGTTGCTGTCGGGCATTGCCATCGAGGCCTTCGAGTTGCACTACCGGCAGCAGAAAGCTGCGACTCAAACTCAAGCGGCGCCAGGTCAGGCTGGCCAGCAGTTGCGGTTTGAGCAGGCGCGGCCATTCGCGCAAGGCTTGTTTAAGTGTCGGCGTTTCGCCGAACAGCGCTTTCGACAGGATGTACAGCGGCAGGCGTTCATACGCTGGTTTCAGCCACCAGAAGATAAACACCGCCAGTGACGGCGAATCCCAGAACAACAGGCTGAGCAAAGCGAACAGCGGCAAGGTGACGATCGCCCAACTGGTCATCAGCAGACGGCGATGTTGCTGGCTCATCAGCACGCCGAGGTCCATGGCCTCCCATGTAGTGCGCGGACGGATCACCACGGTGGCGTCACTCAGGCGCATGGCGGGTCCTTCCGGCGAACAACAGATAGACCACGACCAAAGCCCAAAGCCCGGCGCCGACCAGATATTTGGTCAGCGGCGTGACGCTGGTTTTCGATGACCAATAGGCTTCGATAAACGCAGCAATCAGCAGGAACAACATCACGCCGCACACCAGCAGCACACTTTTGCGCGCCGCCCGTTTAAGCGCTTCGCTGCGGGTCAGCCGCCCGGGAGCGATCAACGCCCAGCCGAGTTGCAGACCGGCCGCGCCGGCGAGGGCGATGGCGGTGAGTTCAAAGGCGCCGTGGGCGATGACGAATGACCAGAAGGTCTGGCCGAAACCGATCTCGCTGAGATGCCCGGCGACCGCGCCGATGACCATGCCGTTGTAGAACAGAAAGAACGCACTGCCCACGCCCATCAGCAAACCGCTGGCGAAGGTCTGAAAGGCGATGCCGATGTTGTGCATCACGTAGTAACCGAACATCACCCAGTCTTCGCTGGCCGCACGTTCGGCGGGGCGTCCGAGGTGGCCGGCGACCGGGTCGTACATGCCTTGCATCTCGCGCACTTGATCGGCGGGGATCAGGTTGTAGACCAGTTCGGGAAACACATACACCAACACGCCGACGCTGATCAGGCTGCCGAAGAACAGCAGGCTGGCGACCAGCACAAAAGGCCATTCGGCGCGCACCAGACGTGGGAAGTCGGCGAGGATGAAACTCAGCAGATTGGCGCCGAGTCGGCTGCGATGACGGTACAGCTGTTGATGTCCGCGCAGTACTTGTTGCTGCAGCGAATCGATGAGGAAACTGCTGTAACCACGCTCCTGAGCCAGCGCCAGATGTTGGCAAAGCCGTCGATAGGCCTTGGGGAAGCCGCCGACTTGCGAGGTGTCCTTGCCATGTTCGAGGCGTTCGAGGGCCAGCGCAAAACGCTCCCATTCGGCCTTGTGGCGACTTTCGAAAAGGCTCTGCTTCATGTCGGGCCCAACAAACCGCGAGCGATGCCGTTGAGTTCAGCGACAGCTTTGGGAGCAGAAATATGCAAAGGCTGGGCGAGCAGCGCCGCCAGTTCATTGACCCGCGCTGGCGATAAATCACCTTGGCGCTCGGCAAAACCCAGCACGGCGCGTTGTTCGGCGAGTGTCAGGGCAACAGGTGAGCGGCGAGGTTCGGCATCAGGCAGTTGCGGACGCATCAGCGGACGTTCGCTATAGATCACCAGCGTACCGGCAGCCATGTCACCGAGGCGTTTGAAGGCCGGGTGGTGCAGGCAACTGAGGGTGCCGAGGAAGTAGCCGAAGGGCAGCAGATCGACAAAACGCAGCAGATTGCGCAGCAGTGAGGCCGACCAGCCAATCGGTGTGCCGTCGTCGTGCACCACGCGCAGCCCCATCCACTGTTTACCCGGCGAGCGGCCCTGACGCAGCACTTCGAACAGCACCATGTACCACCAGCTGATCGCAAACAGCAGCAGCGAACCAAGACCCATGCCGAGCTTGCCGAGAAACGCCAGGGCGATGAACAGCACGCCCATGATCACGCCGCGTATGGCCAGATCGATCGCGAAGGCCACGGCACGCACCATCAACCCGGCAGGACGCAACGGCAGGTCGATACCTTCCGGCGTTTCGACCTGATGCCGCGTATCCAGCGGCGGGGCCAGCGGTGCTTTCCTTGGCGGTGCTGTGGGCTCGAGCATGGGCTACCTGATGTTCGCCTGTTCGGGATGCAAGTGAGGCCGATGCTAGCAGCCTCTCGGGGGAAAACGACATAACTATGTATTGCACATCGTAAAGCGCGAAGTGTTTGAATGACGCGAGGCTGGCCGCGAGCGCGGTCGAGCGCCTAGACTTTGCCGATCTTCAGTTCAGGAACCGCCTGTGACTTCAATCTTCTGGTACGACTACGAAACCACTGGCATCAATCCGCGTAATGATCGCCCGTTGCAGGTGGCCGGGATTCGCACCGACCATGCGCTCAATGAAATCGACGAGCCGGTCAATCTCTACTGCCAGCCCAGCGAAGACATCCTGCCGCATCCGGCCGCTTGCGCGATCACCGGCATCACCCCGAGCCAGCTCGCCGAAAAGGGTTTGAGCGAAGCGGACTTCATGACGCGGGTGCACGCTCAACTGGCGGCACCCGGCACCTGCGGCGCCGGTTACAACACGCTGCGTTTCGACGACGAGATGACCCGTTACAGCCTGTATCGCAATTTTTTCGACCCGTACGCCCGGGAGTGGCAGGGCGGCAACAGCCGTTGGGATCTGATCGATGTGGTACGCGCCGCCTATGCGTTGCGTCCTGACGGCCTGGTCTGGCCGACCGATGACGAAGGCCGGGTGACGCTCAAGCTCGAACGCCTCACAGCGGCGAACAATATCGATCATGGTCACGCCCACGAAGCCTTGTCAGACGTGCGCGCCACCATCGCACTGGCGCGGTTGATCCGCGAGAAACAGCCAAAACTGTATGACTGGCTGTTCCAGTTGCGCAGCAAGCAAAAGGTCATGGATCAGATTCGTCTGCTGCAGCCACTGGTGCATATTTCCGGGCGTTTCTCGGCCGCGCGCAGTTATGTCGGTGTGGTGCTGCCATTAGCCTGGCATCCCAAAAACCGTAACGCCTTGATCGTCTGCGATCTGCACCTCGACCCGCAGGGGTTGCTTGATCTGGACGCGCAGACCCTGCGCCAGCGGTTGTACACGCGTCGCGATGATTTACTGGAAGGCGAGCTGCCGGTACCGCTCAAGCTGATTCACATCAACCGTTGCCCGGTGGTGGCGCCGCTTTCGGTTTTGCGCGCGCAAGATCAGCAACGGCTGGGGCTGGACATGGCGCTGTATCAACAGCGAGCACTGCGGCTAACTGACGCACAACAAAGTTGGAAAGATAAAGTTGCAGAGATTTATGTCAGTGAAGATTTCACGCCGAGCGAGGATCCGGAACAACAGTTGTACGACGGATTTATCGGCGACCGCGACCGGCGTCTATGTGAGCAAGTCAGGAGCGCCGACCCGGCACAACTAGCGCAAGAGCAATGGCCTTTCGATGACGAACGTTTGCCCGAATTACTCTTTCGATATCGCGCACGTAACTTTCCCGAGACGTTGAATTTCGAAGAGCAAGAGCGCTGGAGAATATTTTGTCAGCAGCGTTTGTCCACGCCTGAGTTCGGCGCACCGAATACCTTGAAATCTTTTACCGAGGCGGCCGAGCAATGGTCGCTTAATGCCACGCCGATGCAGAGTGAGGTGCTCAATGAATGGCAGAATTATGTCCAGGCATTGCGCAAACGTTTGAATCTTTGAAATCGAACATGACCGGGCTTAAATGCCGGGCATAAAAAAACGCCAGCATTCGCTGGCGTTTGTTTTTTCGCGGATCGCTCTGCGAAGGCGTTACGGCTTAGCCCAGCAGGGTAGCCCAGCCTTCAACCACGTCACCGCCCCACTTGGCTTTCCACTCTTTCAGAGTTTTGTGGTTGCCACCTTTGGTTTCGATGACTTCGCCGTTGTGCGGGTTTTTGTATTGTTTAACTTTGCGAGCACGCTTGGTGCCGGTAGTTTTTACAGCGCCGCCACGTGGAGCTTTGGTTTTTGCTTCCGGGTCCAGCAGCGCGATGATGTCACGCAGCGACTTGGAGTATTCGCCCATCAGGGTGCGCAGTTTGCCTTCGAATTCCAGCTCGGTTTGCAGTTTGTCGTCTTGGGACAGGTTCTTCAAACGGGCTTGCAGCTCTTTGATAGCTTCTTCGGTGGCGCGATATTCGTTGATCAAGGACATGATTACTACCTTAGTAGAGTGCGGGATGGCAGGGTGACAGTGCCGCAATAATAGTCAGGCTGTTTCATCAAGTAAACATTTAACCGGAGTTTTTATTTAAATTAGTTACGAGAAACTGCGTTCTATTGAATATTCAGTTAAATAGTGTGATCCAGTCATCACAGATATTCACAGTTGCCTGATCAAGCGATGTCACACGCTGGCCCTCAGCTTGATGGTGACGCCAGCGAAAAACCGGAGTGCCGGGCCTGGCGCGCACCGATGCTGATCAATACTGCAGTTTTCCCCCGCAGCCGCTAGAATGGCGGCCTTTGCGAAGTTCTGGAGTTTCCCCCTCATGCGCACTTTCCGCCTGGTGATTTCTTGCCCGGACCGCGTTGGCATTGTTGCCAAAGTCAGTAATTTTCTGGCAGCCCACAACGGCTGGATCACCGAAGCGAGCCACCACTCGGACAATCAAGTGGGCTGGTTCTTCATGCGTCACGAAATTCGTGCCGATTCGCTGCCTTTCGGTATTGAAGTGCTGCGCGAGAAGTTTGCACCGATCGCCGAAGAGTTTTCGATGGACTGGCGCATCACCGACACCGAGCAGAAAAAGCGTGTCGTGCTGATGGCCAGCCGCGAGTCTCACTGCCTTGCTGACTTGCTGCACCGCTGGCACAGCGATGAACTGGACTGCGAAATCTCCTGCGTGATTTCCAACCACGATGACCTGCGCAGCATGGTCGAGTGGCACGGCATTCCTTACTACCACGTTCCGGTCAATCCGCAAGACAAGCAACCGGCCTTCGACGAAGTGTCGCGCCTGGTCAAACAGCACGATGCCGAAGTAGTGGTACTGGCGCGTTACATGCAGATCCTGCCGCCGGACATGTGCCGTGAATACGCGCACAAGGTCATCAACATTCACCACAGCTTCCTGCCGTCGTTCGTCGGCGCCAAGCCGTACCACCAGGCGTCGTTGCGTGGCGTGAAGCTGATCGGTGCGACCTGCCATTACGTCACCGAAGAGCTGGACGCCGGTCCGATCATCGAGCAGGACGTGGTCCGCGTCAGCCACAGTGACAGCATCGAAGACATGGTGCGTTTCGGCCGTGATGTCGAGAAGATGGTGTTGGCGCGTGGCCTGCGTTATCACCTCGAAGACCGCGTGCTGGTGCACGGCAACAAGACTGTGGTGTTCTGATCGAACCCATGCAGGCTTGAAAAACCAAGGGTCTGGGCGTTCAATCGCTCAGACCCTTGTTCATTCAAGCCCCGAGGAAATGTTCATGAGTGATCCACTGGACAAAGCCACTTCCAAAGCACCGGCAACTTTGGGCGAGGGTTGTTTGAGTCGATATGATCCCGAGGACATGAGCCCGGAGGATGGTACCGAGTTTCCCGGCGCTGCCGAGTTGTGGGAACAACTCAAAGAGCAGGAGCAGGACGACGTCAAGAAGCCTGTCTGACGTTCATCAGCTTCTTCAACAGCGGCCGCCCCAACATCAACAGAAACACCGGGCCCCCCACCACCAGATAGAAGTAATACGTCACCACCCGCCAAATCAGAATCGCCGCCGCTGCGGTGGATTTCCCTACCATCGGCGCCAGCAGCGCTGCCGACGTCAATTCCGCCGCCCCGGCACCGCCCGGCAGCAGACTGAATTGTCCGGCTCCGAGCGAAAGCATCTGCACCAGAAAACTCCACGCCCACTGCAAGTCGGCGCCCAACCCGCGCAGCGCCAGATACAGCACGCTGTAACGCAGCAACCAATGCACGCACGTCAGCGCGAAGACCTTGATCAGTGTCTGCAAGGGCAACTTCAACGTATCGGTAAACGCGGCGAGAAAATGCAGCAACTTGCGCGCCCAGCGACGGCGGGTGCTGGCCTTAACGTTCATCCTTGCCAGCAGACGACCGCTCAGGCGAATCAAGGCGCGGTGATAACGCGCAACCAGCACGCAACTGAGCAAACCGCCGAACAATGACACCGCACTGACGCTCAGCAGCCACTCCAGCCGATCGCTGAGGTGTTGAAACAGCGCATAAATCAGAATTCCGCTAAGGGCGCAGAGAAAGAACAGCAAATCACTCAGTTGATCCATGGCAAACACCGCGCTGCCCCGCGCCGGCCGCACACCCGAACGGGCCAGCAGGGCCATGATCGTCAGTGGTCCGCCACTGCCGCCGGGTGTTGCGCAATAAGCGAATTCGGCGGCCATGACCACGCCAAGACTCTTCAAGGGTGTTACGCGATCACGTTGATCGCCAAGCAACAACCGTAAACGCAGGGTATTGATGCCCCAGCACAGCAGGATCATGCCGAACATGATCAGCAGCCAGTGCAAAGGGAAACTTTGCAGCCGCGCCCAGGTTTCGCCGCCGCCGAGCACAACCGGAATCAGCACTGCCGCGAGCAGGCCGATGAGCAACAGAATGCCGCGACTCATGCGACGCGTTCCAGTCGACCGCACTGTTGAGCGAGCCAGTTCATTTTGGTCATCGGTACGCGTCCTTCGTTCAGCAGTCGTTCAAGAGTATGCAACCAGTAGTCGCGGGAGAAGCGGTGGCGCATGTCCACCGGGTGCAAGCCTAGCCGAATCACCGGCGCCTGGCACCAGCGCTGTTCCCGCTGCTCGCAGACCAACTTTGACAGGCCCCGGCGCCAGGCACTGCGGGCGCTCCAGACCAGACCGGGGGCGTCGATAGCGGTGAAATCCGGCAACCGATAAAGATGCTGCGGATCGCTGGTGTAGCTAAACGGCAATTCACGCAGGGCCTGGCGGGTGCCGTCGCTCATCAGCCACGCCGGGGCGACGAAACCGTGCAGCGGCCAGCCGCGGCGCTGGAAAACATCGATGCCATCGCGCAGGCGGGCGAGGGCGGTTTCGCGGGACAAACGATAGAACTCGCCTTCATGGGTGTAGACCCGGCGCATGAACCAGTCTCGTGGTGTCGTTGGGCGGGGCTCCTGGTCATCGTGAAAATAACCATGTAACGCCAACTCATCGCCACGGGCGGCGCGCGTGTCGAGCATTCGACAAAATGCCGGGTGAGCGTCGAGGGTGTTGTGCCGGTGGAAGTTCGGTACGACCAGCCACGTCATTGGCACATTGCCCAATGCGTCGACCGCCTCGACAAACGGTTGGTAATCCGTCCACGTCGACGGTGCCACGTCGTGCAATACCAGCAACACGGCGGGATTGTTCATCGATTCAACCATTGGCCACCCGCGGCAGCGTTTGCCCAAGTACCGCGTGATAGTGGCCCAGCAAACTGTCGACCACCGTGTCCCAGGCGTAGTGGGTTTCGACATGCTGGCGGGCCTGTGCGCCCAGTTTGCCGCAGCCGCGACTGAACAGTTCGCGCACGGCATTGGCCATCGCCTGCGGGTTGTTTGGCGCGCACAGCAGGCCGCAAGACTCAGTGACAATCTCTTCGAACGCCCCGGCAGCCACCGCCACCACGGGAATGCCGCAAGCCATGGCTTCGAGGATCACCAGGCCAAAGGTTTCCTGATCGCCGGCATGGATCAACGCATCGGCACTGGCCATCAACTGCGCGACGCGTGGCGCGGGGCAGAATTCGTCGATCACACTGACATTGTCCGGCACTGCCGCCGGCATCGAAGAACCGACCAGCAACAAGTGATAACGCGGGCCAAGGCGTTGCATGCATTTGAGCAGCACCGGCAGGTTTTTCTCTTTCGAACCGCGTCCGGCGAAAATCAGCAACCGGGTGTCTTCGGCGATGCCCAGTTCTGCGCGCAGTTGCGGGTCGCGGACACTGGGGTGAAAGGTCTGCAGATCGACGCCCAACGGTTGCACGAAAACATTGCGTACACCGAGGCCGCTGAGCTTGTCAGCCATGACCTGGCTGGGTGCCAGGACCCGATCGAAGTTGCCGTAAAGCTTGGTGACGTATGCCTCGATATTCGGCGTGACCCAATGGCCCATGCGATTGCTGATCAGCAGCGGCAGATCCGAGTGATAGAAGCCGATCACCGGCACATCGAGCTGCCGCCGGGCATCCAGCGCGGCCCATGCGGTCAGGTAAGGATCACCGACTTCGATCAGATCAGGCTGCAAATCCTGCAGGACATTTCGCCAAGGCGCGAGGCGTACAGGGAAGCGATAACCCTTGCCGAAGGGCAGGGCGGGGGCGGGAACCGTGTAAATACCGTCGTGTTCGCCGAAATGCGCACCTGGAATCAACAGGCTGTGGCGAATGCCGGGTTTGACGCCCAGCCGGCGGTGTTTGGCATCCAGATAAGTGCGCACGCCACCGCTGGCCGGGGCGTAGAACATGGTGATGTCGGCGATGTGCACGGTGATCAACCCTCCGCTGCGTGGTTCTCCCTTGGTTGACCTTTATCAAGAATA contains these protein-coding regions:
- a CDS encoding DUF4129 domain-containing protein, which produces MRLSDATVVIRPRTTWEAMDLGVLMSQQHRRLLMTSWAIVTLPLFALLSLLFWDSPSLAVFIFWWLKPAYERLPLYILSKALFGETPTLKQALREWPRLLKPQLLASLTWRRLSLSRSFLLPVVQLEGLDGNARQQRLQVLLQRNAGAAQWLTIIGVHLETALWIGLMVLFYMLLPQQIETDWDWQSLIFAADHDWRWLEHLTNVFYALVLVVWEPIYVACGFSLYLNRRTQLEAWDIELVFRRLRQRLNNGVLGVLLAVFLLLPNVPSAWAAEPDDSPQAPRLLNQPLTSQASRDSIKALLEHPPFKNKESVTRYRFGDDPAKPAEAQTPGEAPQWLKTLLGWLDGQHLNVLAKVIEVLLWGAVIAALGWLIWRYREFLQAFVSRRPRLPAKPKRALPQQAFGLDLNRDTLPDDIAAHAEQLWQSQPRAALGLLYRGLLSHLFHDFDLTLKPADTELQVLAHVEQLQRAELLAFSRKLTNHWQNMAYGHRVPPASMQQELCDGWRALFGPGAAR
- a CDS encoding stage II sporulation protein M, with the translated sequence MKQSLFESRHKAEWERFALALERLEHGKDTSQVGGFPKAYRRLCQHLALAQERGYSSFLIDSLQQQVLRGHQQLYRHRSRLGANLLSFILADFPRLVRAEWPFVLVASLLFFGSLISVGVLVYVFPELVYNLIPADQVREMQGMYDPVAGHLGRPAERAASEDWVMFGYYVMHNIGIAFQTFASGLLMGVGSAFFLFYNGMVIGAVAGHLSEIGFGQTFWSFVIAHGAFELTAIALAGAAGLQLGWALIAPGRLTRSEALKRAARKSVLLVCGVMLFLLIAAFIEAYWSSKTSVTPLTKYLVGAGLWALVVVYLLFAGRTRHAPE
- a CDS encoding RDD family protein, producing the protein MLEPTAPPRKAPLAPPLDTRHQVETPEGIDLPLRPAGLMVRAVAFAIDLAIRGVIMGVLFIALAFLGKLGMGLGSLLLFAISWWYMVLFEVLRQGRSPGKQWMGLRVVHDDGTPIGWSASLLRNLLRFVDLLPFGYFLGTLSCLHHPAFKRLGDMAAGTLVIYSERPLMRPQLPDAEPRRSPVALTLAEQRAVLGFAERQGDLSPARVNELAALLAQPLHISAPKAVAELNGIARGLLGPT
- the sbcB gene encoding exodeoxyribonuclease I — encoded protein: MTSIFWYDYETTGINPRNDRPLQVAGIRTDHALNEIDEPVNLYCQPSEDILPHPAACAITGITPSQLAEKGLSEADFMTRVHAQLAAPGTCGAGYNTLRFDDEMTRYSLYRNFFDPYAREWQGGNSRWDLIDVVRAAYALRPDGLVWPTDDEGRVTLKLERLTAANNIDHGHAHEALSDVRATIALARLIREKQPKLYDWLFQLRSKQKVMDQIRLLQPLVHISGRFSAARSYVGVVLPLAWHPKNRNALIVCDLHLDPQGLLDLDAQTLRQRLYTRRDDLLEGELPVPLKLIHINRCPVVAPLSVLRAQDQQRLGLDMALYQQRALRLTDAQQSWKDKVAEIYVSEDFTPSEDPEQQLYDGFIGDRDRRLCEQVRSADPAQLAQEQWPFDDERLPELLFRYRARNFPETLNFEEQERWRIFCQQRLSTPEFGAPNTLKSFTEAAEQWSLNATPMQSEVLNEWQNYVQALRKRLNL
- the mvaT gene encoding histone-like nucleoid-structuring protein MvaT; amino-acid sequence: MSLINEYRATEEAIKELQARLKNLSQDDKLQTELEFEGKLRTLMGEYSKSLRDIIALLDPEAKTKAPRGGAVKTTGTKRARKVKQYKNPHNGEVIETKGGNHKTLKEWKAKWGGDVVEGWATLLG
- the purU gene encoding formyltetrahydrofolate deformylase, with amino-acid sequence MRTFRLVISCPDRVGIVAKVSNFLAAHNGWITEASHHSDNQVGWFFMRHEIRADSLPFGIEVLREKFAPIAEEFSMDWRITDTEQKKRVVLMASRESHCLADLLHRWHSDELDCEISCVISNHDDLRSMVEWHGIPYYHVPVNPQDKQPAFDEVSRLVKQHDAEVVVLARYMQILPPDMCREYAHKVINIHHSFLPSFVGAKPYHQASLRGVKLIGATCHYVTEELDAGPIIEQDVVRVSHSDSIEDMVRFGRDVEKMVLARGLRYHLEDRVLVHGNKTVVF
- a CDS encoding lysylphosphatidylglycerol synthase transmembrane domain-containing protein → MSRGILLLIGLLAAVLIPVVLGGGETWARLQSFPLHWLLIMFGMILLCWGINTLRLRLLLGDQRDRVTPLKSLGVVMAAEFAYCATPGGSGGPLTIMALLARSGVRPARGSAVFAMDQLSDLLFFLCALSGILIYALFQHLSDRLEWLLSVSAVSLFGGLLSCVLVARYHRALIRLSGRLLARMNVKASTRRRWARKLLHFLAAFTDTLKLPLQTLIKVFALTCVHWLLRYSVLYLALRGLGADLQWAWSFLVQMLSLGAGQFSLLPGGAGAAELTSAALLAPMVGKSTAAAAILIWRVVTYYFYLVVGGPVFLLMLGRPLLKKLMNVRQAS
- a CDS encoding DUF2334 domain-containing protein → MVESMNNPAVLLVLHDVAPSTWTDYQPFVEAVDALGNVPMTWLVVPNFHRHNTLDAHPAFCRMLDTRAARGDELALHGYFHDDQEPRPTTPRDWFMRRVYTHEGEFYRLSRETALARLRDGIDVFQRRGWPLHGFVAPAWLMSDGTRQALRELPFSYTSDPQHLYRLPDFTAIDAPGLVWSARSAWRRGLSKLVCEQREQRWCQAPVIRLGLHPVDMRHRFSRDYWLHTLERLLNEGRVPMTKMNWLAQQCGRLERVA
- a CDS encoding glycosyltransferase family 1 protein gives rise to the protein MITVHIADITMFYAPASGGVRTYLDAKHRRLGVKPGIRHSLLIPGAHFGEHDGIYTVPAPALPFGKGYRFPVRLAPWRNVLQDLQPDLIEVGDPYLTAWAALDARRQLDVPVIGFYHSDLPLLISNRMGHWVTPNIEAYVTKLYGNFDRVLAPSQVMADKLSGLGVRNVFVQPLGVDLQTFHPSVRDPQLRAELGIAEDTRLLIFAGRGSKEKNLPVLLKCMQRLGPRYHLLLVGSSMPAAVPDNVSVIDEFCPAPRVAQLMASADALIHAGDQETFGLVILEAMACGIPVVAVAAGAFEEIVTESCGLLCAPNNPQAMANAVRELFSRGCGKLGAQARQHVETHYAWDTVVDSLLGHYHAVLGQTLPRVANG